Genomic segment of uncultured Tolumonas sp.:
CTTGTGCGGTTGATGGTTGAGAAAAAAAGTTTTCCACCCGGTTTGGCTAATTTGGCACAAGCACGCACGATAGAAGCGGGGTCTGGCACATGCTCCAACATCTCCATGCAGGTGACGACATCGAACGAGGCAGGCCGCTGTTCGGCCAACTCTTCGACAGTAATGCGTTGATAATCGAGTTTTACGTTTTGTTCCAATGCATGCAGGCGAGCCACTTGTAACGGTTCATGGCCCATATCAACGCCTAATACTTGTGCGCCTTGTTTCGCCATGCTTTCACTTAAAATACCGCCGCCACAGCCGACATCCAGCACTTGCTTGCCAAATAAACCTTCACAATGGTCAGAAATCCACTCCAAACGCAGCGGGTTCATCAGGTGTAATGGCTTGAAATCACCATGAGGATCCCACCAGTGACTGGCAATGGCTTCAAATTTAGCGATTTCCTGCGAATCAACATTCATTTATTGCTGTCCTTTGTGACAGTTTAGGGTTGGCATCTGCGCATTATATCCAACGAGTTAGCTTAAAACAGAGTATCTGTCAGCGATTGGGGAAATCCATCATTTGTGATAGAATTCGCGACCATTGCTTTCAAGTAGCTTGAAGTAGGAACCTATAATTATATGAGCGATCTAGCCAAAGAGATCATCCCGATAAATATCGAAGACGAGTTACGTAACTCTTATCTCGATTATGCAATGAGTGTCATCGTCGGGCGTGCACTGCCAGACGTGCGGGATGGTTTAAAACCAGTGCATCGTCGCGTTTTATTCGCGATGCACGAGTTGAGTAACGACTGGAATAAACCTTATAAGAAATCTGCCCGTGTCGTCGGTGACGTGATCGGTAAATATCACCCACACGGTGACTCTGCGGTTTACGACACCATTGTTCGTATGGCGCAAGATTTCTCCATGCGTTACACGCTGGTCGATGGTCAGGGTAACTTCGGTTCGGTTGACGGCGACTCCGCTGCGGCGATGCGTTATACCGAAATTCGTATGGACCGCATTGCGCACGAGCTGCTGGCTGATCTGGAAAAAGAGACTGTAGATTGGGTTCCTAACTACGACGGTACAGAACTGATCCCGGCAGTTATGCCAACCAAAGTACCTAACCTGCTGGTCAATGGTTCATCGGGTATCGCAGTAGGTATGGCGACCAATATTCCGCCACATAACCTGACTGAAGTCGTCGATGGCTGTCTGGCGCTGATGGAAAACTCAGAATTAACAATTGATGAGTTGATCCAACTGATCCCAGGCCCAGACTTCCCAACCGGCGGTATTATCAATGGTCGTTCCGGTATTCTGGATGCGTACCGTACTGGTCGCGGTAAAATTTACGTGCGCGCGCGCACCGAAATTGAAACTGACGAAAAGAATGGTAAAGAATCCATTATCGTTACTGAGTTGCCATACACCGTCAACAAAGCCCGTTTGGTCGAAAAAATTGCCGAACTGGTAAAAGATAAAAAAATCGAAGGTATCACTGCACTGCGCGACGAGTCTGACAAAGATGGTATGCGAGTGGTGATTGAATTGCGTCGTGGCGAATTGACTGAGGTTATGCTGAATAATCTCTACACGCATACAC
This window contains:
- the ubiG gene encoding bifunctional 2-polyprenyl-6-hydroxyphenol methylase/3-demethylubiquinol 3-O-methyltransferase UbiG, which codes for MNVDSQEIAKFEAIASHWWDPHGDFKPLHLMNPLRLEWISDHCEGLFGKQVLDVGCGGGILSESMAKQGAQVLGVDMGHEPLQVARLHALEQNVKLDYQRITVEELAEQRPASFDVVTCMEMLEHVPDPASIVRACAKLAKPGGKLFFSTINRTRQSWLLMILAAEQVLKIVPKGTHDHAKFIRPAELIRCCDSADLLTKQVKGVRYNPLTEHFKLSDDVSVNYQIFCEKP